A region from the Acyrthosiphon pisum isolate AL4f chromosome A1, pea_aphid_22Mar2018_4r6ur, whole genome shotgun sequence genome encodes:
- the LOC100160732 gene encoding casein kinase II subunit alpha isoform X3, which yields MALPSRARVYADVNSHKPREYWDYESYTVEWGQQDDYQLVRKLGRGKYSEVFEAIDVTNSEKCVVKILKPVKKKKIKREIKILENLRGGTNIISLQAVVKDPVSRTPALIFEHVNNMDFKQLYQTLNDYDIRFYLYELLKALDYCHSMGIMHRDVKPHNVMIDHENRKLRLIDWGLAEFYHPGQEYNVRVASRYFKGPELLADYQMYDYSLDMWSLGCMLASMIFRKEPFFHGHDNYDQLVRIAKVLGTEELFEYLDKYHVELDPRFSDILGRHSRKRWERFVHSENQHLVTPEALDFLDKLLRYDHFERLTAREAMDHPYFYPVVKEQSRINLGTSSVSPTPITAGGNGITSPNAVGVLQ from the exons ATGGCGCTGCCAAGTCGGGCGCGAGTTTATGCTGATGTAAATTCTCACAAACCCAGAGAATACTGGGACTATGAATCTTACACTGTTGAATGGGG GCAGCAAGATGACTATCAATTGGTACGAAAACTTGGTAGAGGTAAATACAGCGAAGTATTCGAAGCAATTGATGTAACCAATAGTGAAAAATGTgttgtgaaaatattaaag CccgtaaaaaaaaagaaaatcaaaagagaaataaaaattcttgaaaatttgAGGGGTGGTACCAATATTATATCGCTGCAAGCAGTGGTTAAAGACCCTGTATCCCGTACACCTGCTCTAATATTTGAGCATGTTAACAATATGGACTTTAAACAACTCTACCAGACGCTGAATGACTATGATATTAGATTTTATCTCTATGAGTTGCTCAAG gCATTGGACTATTGCCATAGTATGGGCATCATGCATCGTGATGTAAAGCCACACAATGTTATGATCGACcacgaaaacagaaaattgcGGTTAATTGATTGGGGTTTAGCAGAGTTTTATCATCCTGGTCAAGAATACAATGTGCGTGTTGCCTCCAGATATTTCAAGGGTCCAGAGTTACTCGCTGATTATCAg aTGTATGATTACTCATTAGACATGTGGTCACTGGGCTGCATGTTGGCTAGCATGATATTCAGAAAAGAGCCATTCTTCCACGGACATGACAATTACGATCAACTTGTGCGTATTGCTAAGGTTCTAGGAACAGAAGaactatttgaatatttagaCAAGTATCACGTTGAATTGGATCCAAGATTTTCTGATATTTTAGGGAG gcATTCAAGAAAACGGTGGGAGCGCTTTGTGCATAGTGAAAATCAACACCTTGTAACACCAGAAGCTTTAGATTTCTTAGATAAACTTTTGCGTTATGATCATTTTGAACGGTTGACTGCTAGAGAAGCAATGGATCATCCATATTTTT ATCCAGTAGTAAAAGAGCAGTCTCGAATTAATTTGGGCACATCGTCTGTATCTCCAACACCAATTacag
- the LOC100160732 gene encoding casein kinase II subunit alpha isoform X1, translating to MLFFQRTLLVRRFHFRLTFRGLLPCDSLFLDTGCVLSATGQRFRTVANNQTTVRFINQMALPSRARVYADVNSHKPREYWDYESYTVEWGQQDDYQLVRKLGRGKYSEVFEAIDVTNSEKCVVKILKPVKKKKIKREIKILENLRGGTNIISLQAVVKDPVSRTPALIFEHVNNMDFKQLYQTLNDYDIRFYLYELLKALDYCHSMGIMHRDVKPHNVMIDHENRKLRLIDWGLAEFYHPGQEYNVRVASRYFKGPELLADYQMYDYSLDMWSLGCMLASMIFRKEPFFHGHDNYDQLVRIAKVLGTEELFEYLDKYHVELDPRFSDILGRHSRKRWERFVHSENQHLVTPEALDFLDKLLRYDHFERLTAREAMDHPYFYPVVKEQSRINLGTSSVSPTPITAGGNGITSPNAVGVLQ from the exons ATGCTTTTCTTTCAGCGTACTTTGTTGGTGCGCCGTTTTCATTTTAGACTGACTTTCCGCGGTCTTTTGCCGTGCGATTCGCTTTTCCTgg ACACCGGCTGCGTGTTAAGTGCGACCGGACAAAGGTTTCGGACAGTTGCTAACAATCAAACCACCGTCAGGTTCATTAATCAAATGGCGCTGCCAAGTCGGGCGCGAGTTTATGCTGATGTAAATTCTCACAAACCCAGAGAATACTGGGACTATGAATCTTACACTGTTGAATGGGG GCAGCAAGATGACTATCAATTGGTACGAAAACTTGGTAGAGGTAAATACAGCGAAGTATTCGAAGCAATTGATGTAACCAATAGTGAAAAATGTgttgtgaaaatattaaag CccgtaaaaaaaaagaaaatcaaaagagaaataaaaattcttgaaaatttgAGGGGTGGTACCAATATTATATCGCTGCAAGCAGTGGTTAAAGACCCTGTATCCCGTACACCTGCTCTAATATTTGAGCATGTTAACAATATGGACTTTAAACAACTCTACCAGACGCTGAATGACTATGATATTAGATTTTATCTCTATGAGTTGCTCAAG gCATTGGACTATTGCCATAGTATGGGCATCATGCATCGTGATGTAAAGCCACACAATGTTATGATCGACcacgaaaacagaaaattgcGGTTAATTGATTGGGGTTTAGCAGAGTTTTATCATCCTGGTCAAGAATACAATGTGCGTGTTGCCTCCAGATATTTCAAGGGTCCAGAGTTACTCGCTGATTATCAg aTGTATGATTACTCATTAGACATGTGGTCACTGGGCTGCATGTTGGCTAGCATGATATTCAGAAAAGAGCCATTCTTCCACGGACATGACAATTACGATCAACTTGTGCGTATTGCTAAGGTTCTAGGAACAGAAGaactatttgaatatttagaCAAGTATCACGTTGAATTGGATCCAAGATTTTCTGATATTTTAGGGAG gcATTCAAGAAAACGGTGGGAGCGCTTTGTGCATAGTGAAAATCAACACCTTGTAACACCAGAAGCTTTAGATTTCTTAGATAAACTTTTGCGTTATGATCATTTTGAACGGTTGACTGCTAGAGAAGCAATGGATCATCCATATTTTT ATCCAGTAGTAAAAGAGCAGTCTCGAATTAATTTGGGCACATCGTCTGTATCTCCAACACCAATTacag
- the LOC100160732 gene encoding casein kinase II subunit alpha isoform X2, producing the protein MLFFQRTLLVRRFHFRLTFRGLLPCDSLFLDTGCVLSATGQRFRTVANNQTTVRFINQMALPSRARVYADVNSHKPREYWDYESYTVEWGQQDDYQLVRKLGRGKYSEVFEAIDVTNSEKCVVKILKPVKKKKIKREIKILENLRGGTNIISLQAVVKDPVSRTPALIFEHVNNMDFKQLYQTLNDYDIRFYLYELLKALDYCHSMGIMHRDVKPHNVMIDHENRKLRLIDWGLAEFYHPGQEYNVRVASRYFKGPELLADYQMYDYSLDMWSLGCMLASMIFRKEPFFHGHDNYDQLVRIAKVLGTEELFEYLDKYHVELDPRFSDILGRHSRKRWERFVHSENQHLVTPEALDFLDKLLRYDHFERLTAREAMDHPYFYPVVKEQSRINLGTSSVSPTPITGGNGITSPNAVGVLQ; encoded by the exons ATGCTTTTCTTTCAGCGTACTTTGTTGGTGCGCCGTTTTCATTTTAGACTGACTTTCCGCGGTCTTTTGCCGTGCGATTCGCTTTTCCTgg ACACCGGCTGCGTGTTAAGTGCGACCGGACAAAGGTTTCGGACAGTTGCTAACAATCAAACCACCGTCAGGTTCATTAATCAAATGGCGCTGCCAAGTCGGGCGCGAGTTTATGCTGATGTAAATTCTCACAAACCCAGAGAATACTGGGACTATGAATCTTACACTGTTGAATGGGG GCAGCAAGATGACTATCAATTGGTACGAAAACTTGGTAGAGGTAAATACAGCGAAGTATTCGAAGCAATTGATGTAACCAATAGTGAAAAATGTgttgtgaaaatattaaag CccgtaaaaaaaaagaaaatcaaaagagaaataaaaattcttgaaaatttgAGGGGTGGTACCAATATTATATCGCTGCAAGCAGTGGTTAAAGACCCTGTATCCCGTACACCTGCTCTAATATTTGAGCATGTTAACAATATGGACTTTAAACAACTCTACCAGACGCTGAATGACTATGATATTAGATTTTATCTCTATGAGTTGCTCAAG gCATTGGACTATTGCCATAGTATGGGCATCATGCATCGTGATGTAAAGCCACACAATGTTATGATCGACcacgaaaacagaaaattgcGGTTAATTGATTGGGGTTTAGCAGAGTTTTATCATCCTGGTCAAGAATACAATGTGCGTGTTGCCTCCAGATATTTCAAGGGTCCAGAGTTACTCGCTGATTATCAg aTGTATGATTACTCATTAGACATGTGGTCACTGGGCTGCATGTTGGCTAGCATGATATTCAGAAAAGAGCCATTCTTCCACGGACATGACAATTACGATCAACTTGTGCGTATTGCTAAGGTTCTAGGAACAGAAGaactatttgaatatttagaCAAGTATCACGTTGAATTGGATCCAAGATTTTCTGATATTTTAGGGAG gcATTCAAGAAAACGGTGGGAGCGCTTTGTGCATAGTGAAAATCAACACCTTGTAACACCAGAAGCTTTAGATTTCTTAGATAAACTTTTGCGTTATGATCATTTTGAACGGTTGACTGCTAGAGAAGCAATGGATCATCCATATTTTT ATCCAGTAGTAAAAGAGCAGTCTCGAATTAATTTGGGCACATCGTCTGTATCTCCAACACCAATTacag